The Candidatus Desulfatibia profunda genome includes a region encoding these proteins:
- the flgM gene encoding flagellar biosynthesis anti-sigma factor FlgM, which yields MKINDKIINYEISKHLSQSTQKAAEQLETKPPVDDKKLEGVDRSAQDTIVNLSPALKEVQAVKEMIASAPDVRAEKVAELKAEIESGEYQIDHQAVADKMVDSFIDEIS from the coding sequence ATGAAGATCAACGACAAGATTATAAATTATGAAATTAGCAAACATCTGTCTCAATCCACCCAAAAGGCCGCGGAACAGCTTGAGACCAAACCACCTGTTGATGATAAAAAGCTTGAAGGGGTGGATCGATCCGCGCAGGACACTATTGTTAACCTTTCCCCGGCCTTGAAAGAGGTTCAAGCCGTCAAGGAAATGATTGCATCTGCACCGGATGTCAGAGCAGAAAAGGTTGCCGAACTAAAGGCAGAGATTGAATCCGGGGAATATCAAATAGACCATCAAGCAGTTGCCGATAAAATGGTGGATTCCTTCATAGACGAAATTTCCTAA
- a CDS encoding zinc ribbon domain-containing protein has protein sequence MADELFKGLYIKERAFMRTCPFCTKEIKEIVMECPFCGQVLHTSEKPKPKWYFSTTIVVIALLSVGPLALPLVWFNPRYKRITKIVVSVIVVALTIWSYFIMKDLYLRFNEKAKELGII, from the coding sequence TTGGCAGATGAACTGTTTAAAGGGCTTTATATTAAGGAGCGAGCATTCATGCGAACGTGCCCTTTTTGCACAAAAGAAATAAAAGAAATAGTTATGGAATGCCCGTTTTGCGGCCAGGTCCTGCATACATCCGAAAAGCCAAAACCCAAATGGTATTTTTCTACCACGATTGTTGTGATTGCTTTACTGTCTGTCGGCCCGCTGGCCTTGCCGCTTGTATGGTTCAACCCGCGCTATAAAAGAATCACAAAGATTGTGGTTTCGGTCATCGTTGTTGCACTTACGATTTGGTCTTATTTTATTATGAAGGATCTGTACCTTCGGTTTAACGAAAAAGCCAAAGAACTGGGGATCATATAA
- a CDS encoding LytR C-terminal domain-containing protein, translating into MFRNVLVIIVLSLGFSFYGCSFLKPADGGSKKDAAGLDMSKDEMKNEIQKLKTENDELKRQIDAAEEINQSVRAENAKKLIIVSEHNRVLNQELDKLKEDNRRIAAENETLKERLAGIRVKAETSAPLPPKAAKSAGRLKIKVLSGDGDLNSAKMVAKKLRKVGYTIKSIDYAPRSNFQTTTIYFAAKFEVQAKRIGSDLDRNPVLKPLNWPSEFDLIVVAGPPR; encoded by the coding sequence ATGTTTCGAAACGTCTTGGTCATCATTGTCCTTTCTTTAGGTTTTTCCTTTTATGGCTGTAGTTTCCTAAAACCCGCCGATGGCGGTTCAAAAAAAGACGCGGCCGGCTTGGATATGAGTAAGGATGAAATGAAAAATGAAATCCAAAAGTTAAAAACCGAAAATGATGAGCTGAAAAGGCAGATTGATGCTGCCGAAGAAATCAACCAGAGCGTTAGGGCTGAAAACGCCAAAAAGCTGATAATTGTCAGTGAGCACAATCGCGTCTTGAATCAGGAGCTTGATAAACTGAAAGAAGACAACCGGAGAATCGCTGCAGAAAATGAAACCCTCAAAGAAAGACTTGCAGGCATCCGGGTAAAGGCTGAAACTTCCGCTCCCCTGCCGCCTAAAGCCGCAAAAAGCGCCGGCAGATTAAAGATCAAAGTGCTGAGTGGGGATGGCGATTTGAACTCTGCCAAAATGGTGGCAAAGAAACTCCGGAAAGTTGGGTATACCATCAAATCGATCGATTACGCTCCCCGGTCGAACTTTCAAACAACAACCATATATTTTGCAGCTAAATTTGAAGTTCAAGCCAAGCGCATAGGGTCTGATCTGGACAGAAACCCTGTTTTGAAACCATTGAACTGGCCTTCGGAATTCGATCTTATCGTTGTGGCGGGGCCACCCCGTTAA